TTTGGTACGCAATTGGAGAAAATGATGAAGAAGTGTGATCATTGTAAACAATATAAAGAGGATGAATCTTTTGCCTGGCGATGGAAAACCCTCGGAATCAGACAGAAGACCTGCCGCGATTGCAGAAAATATTTTAACAAAAATTGGTATGAAGGGGATGCCAGACAAAGACATTTAAAAAATGTCAAGGAAAGAAAGCACGCTGCCCGTAAGGTGGCACGGGAATATGTATGGAATTATCTTTCCACTCACCCTTGTTCACAATGCGGTGAGACCGATCCGGTTGTCCTGGAGTTCCATCATAATGGTGGAAAGGAAAGAGCCGTCGGGGTGATGGCTGCAGGCGGATATCCAGTTGCCAAAATTCAGGCAGAAATTGATAAATGCACGGTTTTATGCGCCAACTGCCACCGAAGGTTGACCATGAAAGAACGAAAATGGTATAGGGGAACCAGGTAGCAGATTGTTCGACCCGCTCCGGAGTCACAGAAAAAAACATCCCTCGATTGGGATGTTTTTACTTTTTATCGACAAATGCAACTCAGAGATTTACAAAACAGGTCATTCCCCGGTCAGCCAGCCGAACAAACCCTTCTTTGGCAGAGTTTCCTCCACCCGCGGCATCGCCAGGAGAACGACCGAAATGTTATCGTGCCCGCCGCGTTCATTGGCAAGGGCAACCAATGCCTCGGCTGCGGATTTCAGATCGCGCTTCCCGCGGATGACCTGCTGGATCTCATCGTCCCATACCAGGTCGGTTAAGCCATCGGTGCAGATCAAGATTGTATCGCCTGGTTCGAGTTGGAAACCTTGATTATTGATCGATTCCTCATCGGTTTCGTTGTTATCGATGCGCAGACGAAAATCCACTTCAGGCAGGCGCAGGCCCCCAAGGTGGCGGCGGATGACGTGAACGTTTGGGTGGTCGCGCATTTGTTCCGCGGTGATGATGCCCTTTTCGAACGCTTCCTGCACCCAGGTGTGATCTATCGTCAATTGCTGAATGAACTTTCCGCGCAGGAGATATACGCGCGAATCGCCCACATAACCGATGTAAAGCCGGTTCTCGATCACCCACACACAGGCGCAGGTCGCTCCCATGCCCTGTTCTTCAGCCTTGCCCGCGGAGTGTGATGCAATCGCCTGGCTGGCGTCGTGAATGGCATTCTCCATGATTTTGATCGGTTTGCGCGCATTGCTTTCCGCCACATGCATACTGATGTAGTTGACCGCCAATTCCGCCGCCACTTCCCCGGCACGGTGGCCGCCAATTCCGTCCGCGACAACGGCGAAGATCGAGGGACGCGGGTCGTCCTTCCCCAATTGGAAGGATGAAACAGCATAACGGTCCTCGTTGTTCTTGCCTGAGAGACCCGCATGACTGAGGGCAGCTATGTGCAAGTGGGCAAGCGTGGTACGGATCATTCTTCGGGATTTACAGGGATAATTTTGGGGGTTCGCAGAGGCGGGGGAGTCCTCAGCATGAATCGATACTTTAATTGACCAAAGTTTACCATATCCCCATGCTCCAACCGGTAGCCCTCTCGGGGGATAAGATCGTAGTTCACCCACGTCCCCGCGATGGATTGGACATCCTGAAGCAGGTAACCGCCGTCATCGGTGGCGCGGATGCGCGCATGCACAGGCGAAATGGAAGGATCATCCAGAATTTGTGTGCATTGTGCCGGATCAGTGCCGATCAGGATTTCCTTCCCATTCAAAGGAATGGGTGGGATGGCGGCATATTGACCATCGTTTTGGAGTCTTACGAGCGAAGCCGCCGCCTCGGCTTCCACTGTTTTATCTGTTTTGTTTTTTCTGGGTCTGGATTGCCGCCTTGGCTTTTTCTCTTTCACAGCCGGAGCCGATTCTGTCATAATGGAAATCGACTGGGTAAGCGGGTCGTTTTGCGCACGACGTTCCTCCTGAACAGCGCGCAATGAGAGGAATCTAAATCTGCCGCCGAGCAGGATGGCGAACAACACAAGCCCGGCAAAAACGATCGCCCCGAACGTGAGCTGCGACCGGTATTTTGCAAGGAATGCGGCGGGTCCGCTGGGCGGTTTGATAACCGTGACCACCACAGGCAGAGGCATGCTTGTCTTGCTCAGGCCGAGCGTATCCACCGCCTCGACCATGATCTGATGTTCCCCGCTGATTGCATAGGCGGTAAGGTCCCATGTGAACTCATTGAACGGCTCTGATGTGTTTTCATCCATGACCGTTCCGTCCACGTACAGGGTTGTGCGCGCGAGCGCGCGATTGTACCCGTCGGGGAATTCGACGATGATCTGGATTCTTTGAGATTCAGGCAGCAGAACTTCCGTATTGAACGGGTCGTCGGGCGGAGCCTGCCGTGTAATCTGCATGGCTGGCGAAACAGGAATCGGGTTGGGTGGCTGGATGTTCAAATCGAACTTTTGCGCATCCGAAGTAACCGTTCCTGCAGAGGGCAGAGTCACCTGAACGACAAGGTTGTGTTCGCCGGAAAAATTCAACTGCGAGTCATATTTGAGGTGATAGATTCTGCGCAATGGCGCAAAATAAACTTCGGGGTCTGGGAAGCGTTCCTCGCCCGAGAATTGGAACATGCTCCCGCCTGTCTGGATGGCTAGATTGTTGAAGACAGCCGCGCTTGTGGTGGTGAAGGTCGTGTTTGC
This portion of the Anaerolineales bacterium genome encodes:
- a CDS encoding serine/threonine-protein phosphatase, whose amino-acid sequence is MIRTTLAHLHIAALSHAGLSGKNNEDRYAVSSFQLGKDDPRPSIFAVVADGIGGHRAGEVAAELAVNYISMHVAESNARKPIKIMENAIHDASQAIASHSAGKAEEQGMGATCACVWVIENRLYIGYVGDSRVYLLRGKFIQQLTIDHTWVQEAFEKGIITAEQMRDHPNVHVIRRHLGGLRLPEVDFRLRIDNNETDEESINNQGFQLEPGDTILICTDGLTDLVWDDEIQQVIRGKRDLKSAAEALVALANERGGHDNISVVLLAMPRVEETLPKKGLFGWLTGE
- a CDS encoding FHA domain-containing protein, which produces MRSFLLAFFATSLILGVTIPALAQDQFTASATLYNVDTSAFPEISGFVDVTDSSGIFASGLKPEAVTVLENGQSLPAVSFNEMAIPLQLAVAFNQGEALDARNANGISRFQRVSQVIIQWAQSRPPDLPDDLSLVSQAGPVINHASPTDFIVGLQGFQPDLREANPNLQSLVSALDVVSAQTPRIGVKRAVLFITPQMENPNLAADLEPIIQRAVDNKIRVYVWYVDANTTFTTTSAAVFNNLAIQTGGSMFQFSGEERFPDPEVYFAPLRRIYHLKYDSQLNFSGEHNLVVQVTLPSAGTVTSDAQKFDLNIQPPNPIPVSPAMQITRQAPPDDPFNTEVLLPESQRIQIIVEFPDGYNRALARTTLYVDGTVMDENTSEPFNEFTWDLTAYAISGEHQIMVEAVDTLGLSKTSMPLPVVVTVIKPPSGPAAFLAKYRSQLTFGAIVFAGLVLFAILLGGRFRFLSLRAVQEERRAQNDPLTQSISIMTESAPAVKEKKPRRQSRPRKNKTDKTVEAEAAASLVRLQNDGQYAAIPPIPLNGKEILIGTDPAQCTQILDDPSISPVHARIRATDDGGYLLQDVQSIAGTWVNYDLIPREGYRLEHGDMVNFGQLKYRFMLRTPPPLRTPKIIPVNPEE